Below is a genomic region from Rickettsiales bacterium.
GACGCATTGCGGTGGTGGATTTCGGCATTATGGGGCGTATCGACCAGAGGAGCCGCATCTATCTTGCCCAGATCCTGCACGGTTTCCTGACGGAAGATTACTATAACCTCGCAAAGGTGCATTTCGACGCGGGTTTTGTGCCGCCGCATAAATCCGTGGAAAGTTTCGCACTGGCGATGATGGCAATTACCAAGCCGATTATCGGCCGCAAACTCAGCGAGATTTCCGTGGCCCGCCTGCTCGGTCAGCTATTTACCACGGCAGAGACATTCGAGATGGAAGCGCAGCCCCACCTGCTGCTGCTGCAGAAGAACATGATGCTGACCGAAGGGGTGGGGCGTATGCTGAACCCGGAAGTCAATATGTGGCAGGTCGTGCAGCCTTTGATTGAACATTGGGCGAAGGAAAACCTCGGTGCGCGGGCACGGATAAAAGAGCACCTGAATGACGGCGTTGCACTGTTTAGAACTCTTCCTACCCTGGTAAGCCGGGCGGAGGCCACATTGGCACGTATAAATGCCGGGGAAGGGCTAAGAGAGCATATGGCGGCGCAGAGGCGGGCATTCCATCGTCAATGGCTGTTGCTGGGGTGGATAGCGCTGGCAGCGTTCATAGCGCTGCATTTCATGCGCTAAAAATCACAGTTGTTCCGTAAGTTGCTATACAACCTTAGATTTGTATTGGATTGGGCCAATAAAGATGCGTATAATAGAGAATTCGCTACTTAAGCTTTGAGAAATATGCCTGTTCAGACCACCCGTGGGTTTACCTTAATCGAATTGAGTATTGTGCTCGTGATTATCGGGCTGATTGTCGGCGGCGTTCTGACGGGGCGAGACCTGATTGAGGCAGCCGCCAACCGTGCGCAGATTGCCCAGATCGAAAAATATAATACGGCTGTGCGCGCATTCCAAGGCAAGTATGGTGGCATACCGGGCGATTTGTCGCTCAGCCTCGCTACAAGTTTCGGCTTCCAGACCGGCTCATGTGACGGTGGACAGGCAAGGCGCGATGGCAATGGCCTTCTGGAAGGCTATCCCGGAGGCTGGACGACGAATCAGGATCAGTTCATTGGTGAAACGGAATTATTCTGGGAAGATTTGTCACAGGCCAGTCTCGTGGATGGCGCTTTTCCTTCCGGCGGCGGTGCGGTGCGCAATTGCAGCATTACCGATACCACACAGATTTCATTGTCGACCGGAGCTTATGCCGTAGGCAATTTCATTCCAGCCGCTAAAGTAGGCAATGGTAATTATGTTTATGCCTATACTGGCGATTCAGTACCCGCGGCCAGATACACAAGCGATTCTTCCACAGCCATAACGTATCCGGTGAACTCCGATAACTGGTTCGGCATCTCACGGGTAACAGGCACTTCCGGCAATGGATGGACGATGATGTCCAATGCAGGCCTTACGGTGCTGCAGGCCTATAATATCGACAAGAA
It encodes:
- a CDS encoding prepilin-type N-terminal cleavage/methylation domain-containing protein produces the protein MPVQTTRGFTLIELSIVLVIIGLIVGGVLTGRDLIEAAANRAQIAQIEKYNTAVRAFQGKYGGIPGDLSLSLATSFGFQTGSCDGGQARRDGNGLLEGYPGGWTTNQDQFIGETELFWEDLSQASLVDGAFPSGGGAVRNCSITDTTQISLSTGAYAVGNFIPAAKVGNGNYVYAYTGDSVPAARYTSDSSTAITYPVNSDNWFGISRVTGTSGNGWTMMSNAGLTVLQAYNIDKKLDDGKPLSGNVVAFFSTGNGIFAPIALAAPSSTTCFDTTLSQYSINQNGGSGMNCALSFRFQ